In Blastococcus saxobsidens DD2, the genomic stretch TGCGCCGTCTCCGCATAGGCGGTGTACCACGGGCTGCGGCCGAACGTGAGCAGGACGGAGAGCAGCGCACTCGACATCGCCATGCCGAACACCAGGAGGACGCCGAGGCCTGCGGGAACCCGCGCCGCGCGGACGCCGATGACGGTGCGCCAGAACAGCACGCCGGTGACCAGGAAGGTCGCGTGCTCGAGGGCGTGGACGGCGGGGTGCTCGATGGCGGCGTCGTACAGCACGGCGGCATGCCACGCCCAGAACGTCCCCACGTGCAGCAGCCACGCCATCCCCGGATGGCGCAACGCGTGGGCGACGGGGGCCAGCCGCAGGCGCCGTCGCCACGGGGTTATCGCGCGGCGGACGGCGGCGGGGCTGCCGCGCAGCACCCTGCCCGCGGGAGCGCTCAGCACGAGCAGCGGAGCGGCGACCAGGGTGAGCAGCAGGTGCTGCACCATGTGGGCGGACGCCAGGGCGCCGGACAGCGCGTCCAGCGGCGAGAGCAGTGCGATGGCGAGTGCGGCGAGCGCGCCGGCGAAGCACCGTGCGCGCCACTTCTCGGCGGCCCGGGCCCGACCGCGGCTGCGGCCCCGCAGGTAGGCCCAGGTCGCCAGCAGCAGACCGGCGATGATCACCGGATCCGCGGTCCAGGCCGACCACAGCTCCTGCGGTGCC encodes the following:
- a CDS encoding cytochrome c oxidase assembly protein, translating into MSPGKEAVLAHDGSHLAPQELWSAWTADPVIIAGLLLATWAYLRGRSRGRARAAEKWRARCFAGALAALAIALLSPLDALSGALASAHMVQHLLLTLVAAPLLVLSAPAGRVLRGSPAAVRRAITPWRRRLRLAPVAHALRHPGMAWLLHVGTFWAWHAAVLYDAAIEHPAVHALEHATFLVTGVLFWRTVIGVRAARVPAGLGVLLVFGMAMSSALLSVLLTFGRSPWYTAYAETAHSWGLDPLTDQQLAGAIMWVPAGFVHVAVALGLLITWIRGTEDGEGAATPVATGLVTATAGRPRDRDADDVPEDP